A single Ignavibacteriota bacterium DNA region contains:
- a CDS encoding PIN domain-containing protein, with the protein MMEADAGLTQIIVPTIVLSEVLMIGEKKRITFDYGEFLSNLVTSENYTIHPFDFDILLQMRRLEAIPELHDRIIVATALITESALITKDREIISSGIVQTFW; encoded by the coding sequence ATGATGGAAGCAGATGCAGGGCTTACACAAATTATCGTTCCCACTATTGTTCTTTCCGAAGTCTTAATGATTGGTGAGAAGAAGAGAATTACTTTTGACTACGGAGAATTTTTATCGAATCTTGTGACAAGTGAAAATTACACAATCCATCCATTTGATTTTGACATTCTCTTGCAGATGAGAAGGTTAGAAGCGATTCCGGAACTTCATGACAGAATAATTGTAGCAACGGCGCTTATAACTGAAAGCGCTCTTATAACAAAGGACCGGGAAATTATCTCGTCCGGAATAGTTCAAACTTTTTGGTAA
- a CDS encoding YbhB/YbcL family Raf kinase inhibitor-like protein, with product MNNKKFTITSSAFDHSKAIPSKYANTGVLGGKNISLPLSWEHPPKETKSFAISIVDVHSVANNWVHWLVVNIPSNVDSLFEGASTTSKLPAGAKELNNTWGVVGYGGPQPPKGSGAHRYEVTVYALSVDTLELDVHTSLTKFKKAIDGHVIAMAKTIGVFERM from the coding sequence ATGAATAACAAGAAGTTCACAATCACTTCAAGTGCATTCGACCACTCAAAAGCGATTCCTTCTAAGTACGCGAATACAGGAGTGCTTGGAGGGAAGAATATTTCTCTCCCTCTTTCGTGGGAACACCCACCGAAAGAGACCAAGTCGTTTGCAATTTCGATAGTTGATGTACACTCGGTTGCAAATAACTGGGTACATTGGCTCGTTGTCAATATTCCGTCGAATGTTGATTCGCTCTTCGAAGGCGCATCAACGACAAGCAAATTACCGGCAGGCGCCAAAGAATTGAACAACACATGGGGAGTTGTTGGTTACGGCGGACCGCAACCGCCGAAAGGTTCCGGCGCTCATCGGTACGAAGTAACTGTCTATGCGCTCAGTGTGGATACACTCGAACTTGATGTTCATACATCATTGACTAAATTCAAAAAGGCAATTGACGGACATGTCATCGCTATGGCAAAAACTATCGGAGTGTTTGAGCGGATGTAA
- a CDS encoding choice-of-anchor D domain-containing protein — protein MQTRFFHLLYLIGFCLTAFSQEPFNSEDEKMLIKNEIERYKHRFVTQQATLADERYDVTYYKLDIIVTTSPQYIRGSVLMKAFSKQEGLATMTIDLMNSLTVDSVIIGTTSVGFTQHSSSFNVTLDRTYTLDEEIDVTIYYHGVPGNSGFGSFEFSSHSGTPWVWSLSEPYGAKDWWPCKDHPTDKADSADILVTCSSSYKVGSNGKLLSVVENGNGTSTHHWNESYPIPTYLISIAITNYSSFSNWFHYSPTDSMEVLNYVLPEHLSSAQANLPRTVDMLEIYSDLFGLYPFINEKYGHSEFGWGGGMEHQTMTSLGGFSEGLVAHELAHQWFGDMITCRTWPNIWLNEGFATYLEALYYERQYGSAAYWGSVTGEMNSAKTAVGSIYVSDTNNIGNLFSGSLVYAKGGTVLHMLRHVLGDTAFFTSMYTYANDPRFKYGTAVTEDFQSVCETVSGKDLDYFFAEWIYGEKYPKYMFGWSAQPVTGGYEATININQTTGTSNPAFFTMPVDIKFSASGWDTTITVFNNQQIQSFTTLLSHEPTSAQLDPNNWILKDFTKAFSATPSSLTFGTVNVGGSKTLSVTVKNNGVSTMTFSSVVSDMAQYTVTPSTGSIAVGESLKFDITFTPTGDGSKIGHIIFTHNLGTPDQITATAFGLWPRYTHRLSQNWNLVSLPVTPADPRKTTIFSAASSAAFAFEGSNGYVAKDSLVENKGYWIKYNSETNVTFMGYTRNTDTIEVNSGWNLVGSLTRAISVDDVVTEPSGILASEFFGYNVGYAMTDSLKPSKGYWVKVSQDGKLILESNTRTYKRNDGEMGVMEEATTNNKKTIQLRRWR, from the coding sequence ATGCAAACCAGATTTTTCCATCTTCTTTATCTTATTGGATTTTGTCTCACTGCTTTTTCTCAAGAACCATTCAACAGCGAAGACGAGAAAATGCTTATCAAAAACGAAATCGAACGGTACAAACATCGGTTTGTAACTCAGCAAGCAACGCTTGCTGATGAGCGGTACGACGTAACGTACTACAAACTCGATATCATCGTAACAACCTCTCCGCAATATATTCGCGGAAGTGTGTTGATGAAAGCATTCAGTAAGCAAGAAGGATTGGCAACGATGACCATTGATTTAATGAACTCGCTGACAGTTGATTCGGTTATCATCGGGACAACAAGCGTTGGTTTTACTCAGCACTCTTCTTCGTTTAATGTTACACTTGACAGAACATATACGCTCGACGAAGAAATAGACGTGACGATATATTATCACGGCGTTCCGGGGAACAGCGGCTTCGGGAGTTTTGAATTTTCTTCTCACTCGGGAACACCGTGGGTGTGGAGTCTGAGTGAACCGTACGGCGCAAAGGATTGGTGGCCCTGTAAAGACCACCCGACGGATAAAGCAGACTCGGCTGATATTCTTGTCACATGTTCATCTTCATATAAAGTCGGGTCGAACGGAAAATTACTCAGTGTCGTTGAAAACGGAAACGGAACGTCCACACATCATTGGAATGAATCATATCCGATTCCGACGTATTTGATTTCAATTGCAATTACAAATTATTCATCCTTCTCGAACTGGTTTCATTACTCGCCGACAGATTCGATGGAAGTGTTGAACTATGTGTTGCCGGAACATCTTTCCAGTGCGCAGGCAAATCTCCCGCGCACGGTTGATATGCTGGAAATTTATTCCGACTTGTTCGGTTTGTATCCGTTTATCAATGAAAAATACGGACACAGCGAGTTTGGCTGGGGCGGCGGCATGGAACATCAGACAATGACTTCGCTTGGCGGATTTAGTGAAGGACTTGTCGCTCATGAACTCGCGCACCAGTGGTTCGGCGATATGATTACTTGCAGAACTTGGCCCAACATCTGGTTGAACGAAGGATTTGCAACGTATCTGGAAGCGTTGTATTACGAGCGGCAATACGGTTCTGCCGCGTACTGGGGAAGCGTTACAGGAGAGATGAATAGTGCAAAAACTGCCGTCGGTTCCATCTATGTGAGCGATACGAACAACATCGGAAATTTATTTAGCGGCTCACTCGTCTACGCGAAAGGAGGCACAGTTCTGCACATGTTACGACATGTTCTTGGAGATACTGCGTTCTTTACTTCGATGTACACCTATGCGAATGATCCGAGGTTCAAATACGGAACAGCCGTGACGGAAGATTTTCAATCGGTGTGTGAAACTGTTTCAGGAAAAGACCTTGATTATTTTTTCGCCGAATGGATTTACGGCGAAAAATATCCCAAGTACATGTTCGGATGGAGCGCTCAACCGGTCACCGGCGGATACGAAGCAACCATCAACATCAATCAAACAACGGGAACGAGTAACCCGGCATTTTTTACCATGCCGGTTGATATAAAATTTTCTGCATCGGGTTGGGATACTACGATTACGGTTTTCAACAATCAACAAATACAATCATTTACTACATTGCTTTCACACGAACCAACATCGGCGCAACTCGACCCGAACAATTGGATACTCAAAGATTTTACAAAAGCATTTTCCGCTACACCATCCAGTCTCACGTTCGGAACGGTAAATGTCGGGGGAAGCAAAACTCTCAGCGTGACGGTGAAGAACAACGGAGTTTCTACGATGACGTTTTCTTCTGTTGTATCTGATATGGCACAATATACGGTCACACCATCAACCGGTAGTATTGCTGTTGGAGAGAGTCTGAAATTTGATATTACGTTCACTCCAACCGGCGATGGCTCAAAAATCGGACATATTATTTTCACGCACAATTTAGGAACGCCTGACCAAATTACTGCAACGGCATTCGGACTTTGGCCCCGCTACACACACAGACTTTCCCAAAACTGGAATCTTGTCTCGCTTCCGGTTACACCCGCTGACCCGCGCAAGACGACAATATTTTCCGCTGCCTCCTCTGCCGCGTTTGCTTTTGAAGGAAGTAACGGGTACGTTGCCAAGGATTCTCTTGTTGAAAATAAGGGTTACTGGATAAAATATAATTCTGAAACGAATGTCACCTTTATGGGATATACGCGCAATACCGATACTATTGAAGTGAATTCAGGATGGAATCTTGTCGGTTCATTAACGAGGGCAATTTCTGTTGATGATGTTGTAACTGAACCATCGGGAATTCTTGCTTCGGAGTTTTTCGGTTACAATGTTGGATATGCGATGACTGATTCACTCAAACCTTCGAAAGGATATTGGGTGAAAGTTAGTCAGGATGGGAAATTGATTTTGGAATCTAATACGCGTACGTACAAACGGAATGATGGAGAAATGGGTGTGATGGAGGAAGCAACAACGAACAACAAAAAAACAATTCAGTTACGACGATGGCGATGA
- a CDS encoding M20/M25/M40 family metallo-hydrolase, with the protein MVIFLLLFVFIIPFPVLSQSNSSSYQSDEVLVLLPTSKAMDAIQHQPNVVRLYHRFPEFYVAGLSRQTLNEYSRSEKNIQILDERPWSASYAVSTKLGVQSLERTYRGFDVTVLFKSEEFDILSGNENIFQRLRQAKYSLVEIEPVPLTFNPLPEVSMMRDNPHPSDPISTIIAKIADSSIRSYIQQMQDFGTRYCTNANRDSVFRWLRNRYLETGITDVAYDSFQYSSTWQKNIIATIPGTVNPSLEIIIGGHLDSYSSNLNQAPGADDNASGTVAALEMARVLKAINYQPSMTLRFCGFAAEEAGLKGSAAYALKAKQANRNIKAMLNYDMIGNRTQSQSDYNVYHVWYPGAEDLSDLHASMEAAYTLLTPVLTTSYRSSSDSWSFYQQGYKSLFCIEHDFSPYYHSPNDLLTNLDIPYAAQIIKAGLATLLTIDQIPSTVPNVEVIDIGNGTSLLVQWESVGDKDVQSYKIYLGRTPGVYDTSFTQTGLTRTMSGLTNGTRYYIGVTAVDIAGQEGSFVEQSGTPLLIPLAPENLTRTNLPNMVRLNWKKNSEYDLRGYNIYRSSESNPTFTKLNGTPIADSFWNDTNLSWDIYRYYVTAQDLAGNQSSGSDTITGIPVDLQSCVMLRVSDQGGSSDTVWFGMKAGASDGIDTLFGETELPPPDDYRCDARWRIAGTNGTSLDIRDTLSEGQTTRTFLLDVQPGISGYPMTVRWNPSSLPTGDFLLLDEQTHGSLIRVNMKAESLLVLPNQAFSSLEILYTVAATMVMHVQEKWNLVSLPLEAVDCRKSILFPTAISSAYEYSTTNGYVLKETLQTCTGYWLKFPNEETIPLLGVECTAETIHVQEGWNLIGSISETVATSSVISNPPLMLTTPFFGYGNEYFVSENIESGKGYWVKVNQDGELIISSAMSNQSQPHRREVR; encoded by the coding sequence ATGGTAATCTTTCTACTTCTTTTCGTCTTCATCATCCCATTTCCTGTTCTTTCTCAATCAAATTCTTCATCGTATCAAAGCGATGAGGTTCTCGTTCTTCTTCCGACATCCAAAGCGATGGACGCAATTCAACATCAACCGAATGTTGTTCGCTTATATCATCGCTTCCCGGAATTTTATGTTGCAGGTTTGTCACGGCAAACGCTGAACGAATACTCGCGCTCGGAAAAGAATATTCAGATTCTTGATGAGCGACCGTGGAGCGCGTCGTATGCTGTTTCCACAAAGTTAGGTGTGCAATCTCTTGAACGAACATACCGGGGGTTTGATGTTACTGTGCTGTTCAAATCGGAAGAGTTCGATATACTGAGCGGAAACGAGAACATCTTTCAGCGGCTGCGGCAAGCAAAGTATTCTCTTGTTGAAATCGAACCGGTTCCGTTGACATTTAATCCGTTGCCGGAAGTTTCGATGATGCGCGATAATCCGCATCCGAGCGACCCCATCAGTACTATTATTGCAAAGATAGCCGATTCCTCGATTCGTTCGTACATCCAGCAAATGCAGGATTTCGGAACGCGTTACTGCACAAATGCAAACCGCGACAGCGTGTTTCGGTGGTTGCGAAACCGTTATCTCGAAACGGGAATTACGGATGTTGCTTATGATAGTTTTCAGTATAGTAGTACATGGCAGAAAAATATTATTGCAACGATTCCCGGAACTGTGAATCCTTCTCTTGAAATTATTATTGGTGGACATCTCGATTCATATTCAAGCAATCTCAATCAAGCGCCGGGCGCGGATGATAACGCAAGCGGAACAGTCGCCGCGCTTGAGATGGCAAGAGTTCTCAAAGCAATTAATTATCAACCTTCGATGACGTTGCGCTTCTGCGGATTTGCCGCGGAAGAAGCCGGACTGAAAGGAAGTGCGGCGTACGCTCTCAAAGCAAAGCAGGCAAACCGAAATATCAAAGCGATGCTCAATTATGATATGATTGGAAATCGTACACAAAGCCAGAGCGATTATAATGTGTATCATGTCTGGTATCCCGGCGCGGAAGATTTATCGGACCTTCATGCTTCGATGGAGGCGGCATATACGTTACTCACACCTGTGCTGACGACGTCTTATCGAAGTTCGAGCGATAGTTGGTCGTTTTATCAACAGGGTTACAAAAGTTTATTCTGCATTGAGCATGACTTCAGTCCGTACTATCATTCACCGAATGATTTGCTGACCAATCTTGACATTCCGTATGCTGCGCAAATAATAAAAGCAGGGTTGGCAACGTTGCTGACGATTGACCAGATTCCTTCCACGGTTCCTAATGTCGAAGTGATTGATATCGGTAACGGAACTTCTCTGCTTGTTCAATGGGAAAGCGTCGGGGATAAAGATGTTCAATCGTACAAAATTTATCTGGGAAGAACTCCGGGAGTGTACGATACAAGTTTCACACAAACCGGGTTGACGCGAACAATGAGCGGCTTGACGAACGGAACACGATACTACATCGGAGTCACTGCGGTTGATATTGCCGGGCAGGAAGGAAGTTTTGTCGAACAATCCGGAACGCCGTTGTTGATTCCTCTCGCCCCGGAAAATCTGACAAGAACGAATTTGCCAAACATGGTTCGTCTGAACTGGAAGAAGAATTCGGAATATGATTTGCGTGGCTACAACATTTACCGCTCGTCGGAATCAAACCCGACGTTTACCAAACTCAATGGTACACCAATAGCAGATTCGTTTTGGAATGATACAAATCTGAGTTGGGATATTTATCGCTATTATGTAACCGCACAGGACTTGGCAGGGAATCAAAGTAGTGGCTCGGATACTATCACAGGAATTCCGGTTGATTTACAAAGTTGTGTGATGCTCAGAGTGAGTGACCAAGGTGGTTCGAGTGATACCGTTTGGTTCGGAATGAAAGCGGGCGCGAGCGATGGAATTGATACGCTGTTTGGAGAAACCGAACTTCCCCCGCCGGATGATTATCGGTGCGATGCCAGATGGAGGATTGCCGGAACAAACGGAACCTCTCTTGATATTCGTGACACACTAAGCGAAGGACAAACAACCAGAACGTTCCTGCTCGATGTTCAACCGGGAATTTCCGGTTACCCGATGACTGTTCGTTGGAATCCTTCATCATTACCGACCGGAGATTTTCTTTTGCTTGATGAACAAACACACGGCAGTTTGATTCGCGTGAACATGAAAGCGGAAAGTCTGCTCGTGCTTCCCAATCAAGCATTCTCATCGTTGGAAATACTTTACACTGTTGCAGCAACGATGGTCATGCACGTTCAGGAAAAGTGGAATTTAGTTTCACTTCCGCTTGAAGCTGTTGATTGCAGAAAATCAATTCTCTTTCCGACGGCAATTTCTTCTGCGTATGAATATTCAACTACGAATGGGTATGTGCTAAAGGAAACATTACAGACCTGCACAGGGTACTGGTTAAAATTTCCCAACGAAGAAACAATTCCGTTGCTCGGCGTTGAATGTACCGCAGAAACAATTCACGTTCAGGAAGGATGGAATCTTATCGGTTCAATTTCCGAAACGGTTGCAACATCGTCCGTCATATCAAATCCACCCTTAATGCTTACAACTCCGTTCTTTGGTTACGGGAATGAATATTTCGTAAGCGAGAACATTGAAAGCGGGAAGGGGTATTGGGTGAAGGTGAATCAGGATGGGGAATTAATTATATCCTCAGCGATGAGTAATCAATCACAACCTCATAGGCGCGAAGTTCGATAA
- a CDS encoding T9SS type A sorting domain-containing protein, producing the protein MAYVYLVEENEVSNTPTTVVYDEFRVRSRFSLDVREVGGETPAEFRLEQNYPNPFNPSTNFRFRIANFSSEGGSASGGGLVTLKVFDVLGREVVNVVNKELPAGNYSVTFDAGELTSGVYYYQLQAGSFIETKKFLLMR; encoded by the coding sequence ATGGCGTATGTGTATCTTGTCGAAGAAAATGAAGTTTCCAATACGCCGACTACTGTCGTCTATGATGAGTTCCGCGTTCGTTCCCGTTTTTCACTTGATGTTCGGGAAGTTGGCGGAGAAACTCCGGCAGAGTTTCGGCTTGAACAGAATTATCCGAATCCGTTTAATCCATCAACGAATTTCAGATTTCGGATTGCCAATTTCTCCTCCGAAGGCGGATCCGCCTCTGGCGGAGGATTAGTGACATTGAAAGTATTTGATGTATTAGGAAGGGAAGTTGTTAATGTGGTGAATAAAGAACTTCCGGCAGGAAATTATTCGGTAACATTTGATGCGGGTGAATTGACAAGCGGCGTTTATTACTATCAACTTCAGGCAGGTTCCTTCATCGAAACGAAGAAGTTCTTGTTGATGAGGTAA
- a CDS encoding pyruvate flavodoxin/ferredoxin oxidoreductase — MNHTYVPIKLRTGNQMIAEGAVKAGCRFFAGYPITPASGIYKSMIELLQRKGDLAISSPDEISALAYCVGASLRGYKAMTATSGPGWALMIETVQYALMTETPLVIAMVQRLGPSTGGATQGAQGDVLLTEFCTSGGYTIPVLCPSTPLECYELTVLAFSWAELLRTPVVILTDKEVGMTTESVNYEQLQLLHAADRISHLQKPTNGHGKAKTYEFTRLSDIPKFAPVGGLIKVTATGSAHNKSGELKKNDAETLEVLHHLEEKIRLRKDGLAIVKRDVDPEAETLLISYGITARATEEAIHIARKQGKKVSGLHLLTLFPVPEKQILNSLGKVKRVVIAEENLSGQYRSVISHLMKTQEVIGVNKIGSMITPQEILKEVL, encoded by the coding sequence ATGAATCACACATACGTTCCAATTAAACTCCGCACCGGGAATCAGATGATTGCCGAAGGTGCGGTGAAGGCGGGTTGTCGCTTTTTTGCCGGCTACCCGATTACTCCCGCTTCGGGAATCTATAAAAGTATGATTGAATTGTTGCAACGCAAGGGAGACCTTGCCATCAGTTCACCGGACGAAATTTCCGCACTCGCATATTGCGTCGGCGCTTCGTTACGCGGCTACAAAGCGATGACCGCAACTTCCGGTCCCGGTTGGGCATTGATGATTGAAACCGTGCAATACGCGTTGATGACGGAAACGCCGCTTGTAATTGCCATGGTGCAACGTCTCGGTCCCAGCACCGGCGGCGCAACGCAAGGCGCGCAAGGCGATGTCTTGCTGACGGAATTTTGCACAAGCGGCGGCTACACAATTCCCGTCTTGTGTCCAAGCACTCCGCTTGAATGTTATGAACTGACCGTGCTTGCATTTTCGTGGGCAGAACTTCTTCGCACACCGGTGGTGATTCTCACCGATAAAGAAGTCGGCATGACAACCGAAAGCGTCAACTACGAACAACTGCAATTACTTCACGCCGCCGATAGAATTTCTCATCTTCAAAAGCCGACGAACGGACATGGCAAGGCAAAGACGTATGAGTTTACCCGGCTGAGTGATATTCCCAAGTTCGCTCCGGTCGGAGGGTTGATAAAAGTTACGGCAACCGGTTCGGCGCATAACAAATCGGGAGAGTTGAAAAAGAACGATGCGGAAACGCTCGAAGTGCTTCATCATCTCGAAGAAAAAATCAGGCTGAGAAAGGACGGACTTGCAATTGTGAAGCGAGACGTTGACCCCGAAGCCGAAACGCTTCTCATCAGTTACGGAATTACCGCACGGGCAACGGAAGAAGCAATTCACATTGCACGAAAGCAGGGAAAGAAAGTTTCCGGCTTACATTTACTGACGCTGTTCCCCGTTCCCGAAAAACAAATTCTCAATTCGCTCGGAAAGGTGAAGCGGGTGGTGATTGCGGAGGAAAATCTTTCGGGACAATACCGAAGCGTCATTTCTCATCTTATGAAAACACAGGAAGTCATCGGAGTCAACAAAATCGGTTCGATGATTACGCCGCAAGAAATTCTGAAGGAGGTTCTATGA